A single region of the Dunckerocampus dactyliophorus isolate RoL2022-P2 chromosome 3, RoL_Ddac_1.1, whole genome shotgun sequence genome encodes:
- the LOC129178071 gene encoding protocadherin-9 isoform X12, translated as MDLKDYYLLGALLACIWLDPSIAQELIYPIREELQENVLIGNIPRDLNISHTNAATGASANLVYRLVSKAGDNPLVRVLSSTGEIFTTSNRIDREKLCPGPSFEDSECSFEIEVVILPNDYFRLIKIKIIVRDTNDNAPMFPSPVINISIPENTLINSRFAIPSATDPDTGPNSVHKYELINGQSAFGLDIVETPEGEKWPQLIVQQNLDREQKDTYVMKIKVEDGGSPQKSSTAILQVTVTDVNDNRPVFKESQIEVHIPENSPIGTSVVQLQATDADVGANAEIRYVFGAQVSPATKRLFALNTTSGLITVQRPLDREETAIHKLSVVASDGSPSPARAIISINVTDVNDNPPNIDLRYIISPINGTVFLSEKDPINTKIALITVSDKDTDINGKVICFIEKDVPFHLKAVYDNQYLLETSALLDYEGTKEYNFKIVASDSGKPSLNQTALVRVRLEDENDNPPIFTQPVIELAVMENNKRDLFLTTLSATDEDSGKNAEIVYQLGPNASFFDLDRKTGVLTASRVFDREDQDRFLFTVTARDNGTPPLQTQAAVIVTVLDENDNNPKFTHNHFQFFVSENLPKYSTVGVITVTDSDAGENAAVSLSIPNDNENFILDPFSGVIKSNVSFDREQQSSYTFDVRAVDSGRPPCSSAAKVTINVIDVNDNTPVVIYPPSNTSFKLVPLSSIPGSVVAEVFAVDGDTGMNAELKYTIVSGNNKGLFRIDPVTGNITLEEKPAVSDLGLHRLVVNISDLGYPKSLHTLVLVFLYVNDTVGNYTLINDLIRRRMETPIDRNMSDSSETYQSGDYLTIMIAFVTGALVVIIVIFVTVLLRCRHTSRFKAAQRKKQGTEWMSPNTENKQNKKKKRKKRKSPKSSLLNFVTIEGNKPDDPAHEPINGTISLPTELEDQGIGRFDWNATPTTTFKPSSPDLARHYKSASPQSAFHLKADTPVSVKKHHVIQELPLDNTFVGGCDTLSKRSSTSSDHFSASECSSQGGFKTKGPMHTRQQTAHWDLVA; from the coding sequence ATGGATCTAAAAGACTATTACCTGTTGGGTGCTCTACTCGCCTGTATCTGGCTTGATCCATCAATAGCCCAAGAACTAATCTACCCCATCAGGGAGGAGCTGCAAGAAAATGTGCTCATTGGAAATATACCGAGGGACCTTAACATTTCTCATACAAATGCTGCCACTGGAGCAAGTGCTAATCTTGTGTACCGGCTCGTCTCCAAAGCAGGAGATAACCCTCTGGTCCGCGTTCTGAGCAGCACTGGTGAGATATTCACTACATCAAACCGAATAGACAGGGAGAAGTTATGCCCTGGTCCCTCCTTTGAGGACAGTGAGTGCTCCTTTGAAATTGAAGTGGTCATCCTGCCTAATGATTATTTCAGGCTTATTAAGATCAAGATAATCGTCAGAGACACAAATGATAATGCACCCATGTTTCCATCTCCTGTGATCAACATCTCCATCCCAGAGAACACTCTCATTAACAGCCGCTTCGCTATTCCTTCGGCCACTGACCCAGACACCGGGCCAAATAGTGTCCACAAATATGAGTTGATCAACGGGCAAAGTGCTTTTGGCTTAGACATAGTGGAAACACCTGAGGGGGAGAAGTGGCCCCAGCTCATTGTACAGCAGAATCTGGACAGAGAGCAGAAGGACACATATGTGATGAAGATTAAAGTGGAGGACGGTGGCAGCCCTCAGAAGTCCAGCACGGCCATCCTGCAAGTTACCGTAACGGATGTCAACGATAACAGGCCTGTGTTTAAGGAGAGTCAAATAGAGGTGCACATTCCAGAGAATTCCCCCATTGGCACATCTGTTGTGCAGCTTCAGGCCACAGATGCAGATGTGGGGGCGAACGCAGAGATTCGATATGTGTTTGGGGCTCAGGTGTCACCTGCTACAAAAAGGCTGTTTGCACTGAATACGACATCTGGCCTAATAACAGTGCAGAGGCCTTTGGACAGGGAAGAGACTGCAATCCATAAGCTTTCTGTTGTGGCTAGTGATGGCAGCCCGAGCCCCGCCAGAGCTATTATTTCAATAAATGTGACTGACGTTAATGACAATCCACCAAATATAGACCTGAGATACATAATCAGTCCCATTAATGGCACTGTTTTCCTCTCCGAGAAGGATCCCATTAATACCAAGATAGCTCTCATCACAGTGTCAGACAAAGACACTGACATCAACGGCAAGGTCATTTGTTTCATCGAGAAGGATGTGCCCTTCCATCTCAAAGCTGTATATGACAACCAGTATCTGTTGGAGACATCTGCCCTGCTTGACTATGAAGGGACCAAGGAATATAACTTTAAAATTGTGGCTTCTGATTCTGGGAAGCCAAGTTTGAATCAGACTGCCTTGGTGAGAGTGAGGCTGGAGGATGAGAACGACAACCCACCTATTTTCACTCAGCCCGTCATTGAGCTGGCTGTCATGGAAAACAACAAACGCGACCTGTTCCTTACCACGCTTAGTGCTACGGATGAGGACAGCGGAAAAAACGCAGAGATTGTTTATCAGCTGGGACCGAATGCATCCTTCTTTGATCTTGACCGCAAAACGGGGGTTCTGACTGCATCCAGAGTTTTTGACCGTGAGGATCAGGATCGATTCCTGTTCACTGTAACGGCAAGAGATAATGGAACGCCTCCTCTCCAGACACAGGCGGCAGTCATTGTAACTGTGCTGgatgaaaatgacaacaacCCCAAATTCACGCATAACCACTTTCAGTTTTTTGTCTCTGAGAATCTTCCTAAATACAGCACAGTTGGCGTGATAACTGTGACAGATTCCGATGCTGGAGAAAATGCTGCAGTTTCTCTTTCCATTCCAAATGACAATGAAAACTTCATACTGGATCCTTTCTCTGGTGTGATAAAGTCAAATGTGTCATTTGATAGAGAGCAACAGAGCTCCTACACTTTTGATGTTAGGGCTGTGGACAGCGGCAGACCACCTTGCTCTTCAGCTGCTAAGGTGACCATCAACGTCATTGATGTAAATGACAACACCCCGGTTGTCATTTACCCCCCCTCTAACACATCTTTTAAACTGGTCCCTCTGTCCTCTATCCCTGGCTCTGTGGTTGCAGAGGTCTTTGCAGTAGATGGCGATACAGGGATGAACGCTGAACTCAAATATACTATTGTGAGTGGCAACAACAAGGGTCTGTTCAGGATTGACCCCGTCACTGGAAATATCACCCTGGAGGAAAAGCCAGCAGTGAGTGACTTGGGCTTGCATAGATTAGTGGTCAACATCAGTGATTTAGGATACCCCAAGTCCCTTCATACTCTGGTGCTGGTATTCCTTTATGTCAATGATACTGTTGGCAACTACACACTCATCAATGATCTCATCCGACGTAGAATGGAAACACCAATTGACCGGAACATGAGCGACAGCAGTGAAACCTATCAAAGTGGGGACTATTTAACAATAATGATAGCCTTTGTGACTGGCGCCTTAGTGGTGATCATTGTCATATTTGTTACTGTCCTGTTGCGCTGCCGTCACACTTCCAGGTTTAAAGCTGCACAGAGGAAAAAACAGGGGACTGAGTGGATGTCACCAAATACAGAGAACAAGCAGAATAAGAAGAAAAAGCGCAAGAAAAGGAAATCTCCAAAGAGCTCTTTGCTCAACTTTGTGACCATTGAGGGGAACAAACCTGACGATCCTGCCCATGAGCCAATCAACGGAACCATCAGTCTGCCCACCGAATTGGAAGATCAAGGGATCGGACGCTTTGATTGGAATGCCACACCTACCACCACCTTCAAGCCCAGCAGCCCTGACCTGGCCCGACACTACAAATCTGCTTCACCGCAATCAGCTTTCCACCTCAAGGCTGATACACCCGTTTCAGTGAAGAAGCACCACGTGATTCAGGAGCTCCCACTGGATAACACATTCGTCGGGGGCTGTGACACCCTTTCCAAGAGGTCCTCCACAAGCTCAGACCACTTCAGTGCCTCAGAGTGCAGCTCCCAAGGAGGGTTCAAGACGAAGGGGCCCATGCACACCAGACAGCAG
- the LOC129178071 gene encoding protocadherin-9 isoform X10, producing MDLKDYYLLGALLACIWLDPSIAQELIYPIREELQENVLIGNIPRDLNISHTNAATGASANLVYRLVSKAGDNPLVRVLSSTGEIFTTSNRIDREKLCPGPSFEDSECSFEIEVVILPNDYFRLIKIKIIVRDTNDNAPMFPSPVINISIPENTLINSRFAIPSATDPDTGPNSVHKYELINGQSAFGLDIVETPEGEKWPQLIVQQNLDREQKDTYVMKIKVEDGGSPQKSSTAILQVTVTDVNDNRPVFKESQIEVHIPENSPIGTSVVQLQATDADVGANAEIRYVFGAQVSPATKRLFALNTTSGLITVQRPLDREETAIHKLSVVASDGSPSPARAIISINVTDVNDNPPNIDLRYIISPINGTVFLSEKDPINTKIALITVSDKDTDINGKVICFIEKDVPFHLKAVYDNQYLLETSALLDYEGTKEYNFKIVASDSGKPSLNQTALVRVRLEDENDNPPIFTQPVIELAVMENNKRDLFLTTLSATDEDSGKNAEIVYQLGPNASFFDLDRKTGVLTASRVFDREDQDRFLFTVTARDNGTPPLQTQAAVIVTVLDENDNNPKFTHNHFQFFVSENLPKYSTVGVITVTDSDAGENAAVSLSIPNDNENFILDPFSGVIKSNVSFDREQQSSYTFDVRAVDSGRPPCSSAAKVTINVIDVNDNTPVVIYPPSNTSFKLVPLSSIPGSVVAEVFAVDGDTGMNAELKYTIVSGNNKGLFRIDPVTGNITLEEKPAVSDLGLHRLVVNISDLGYPKSLHTLVLVFLYVNDTVGNYTLINDLIRRRMETPIDRNMSDSSETYQSGDYLTIMIAFVTGALVVIIVIFVTVLLRCRHTSRFKAAQRKKQGTEWMSPNTENKQNKKKKRKKRKSPKSSLLNFVTIEGNKPDDPAHEPINGTISLPTELEDQGIGRFDWNATPTTTFKPSSPDLARHYKSASPQSAFHLKADTPVSVKKHHVIQELPLDNTFVGGCDTLSKRSSTSSDHFSASECSSQGGFKTKGPMHTRQQIHILQKKKHDEKKTFCST from the exons ATGGATCTAAAAGACTATTACCTGTTGGGTGCTCTACTCGCCTGTATCTGGCTTGATCCATCAATAGCCCAAGAACTAATCTACCCCATCAGGGAGGAGCTGCAAGAAAATGTGCTCATTGGAAATATACCGAGGGACCTTAACATTTCTCATACAAATGCTGCCACTGGAGCAAGTGCTAATCTTGTGTACCGGCTCGTCTCCAAAGCAGGAGATAACCCTCTGGTCCGCGTTCTGAGCAGCACTGGTGAGATATTCACTACATCAAACCGAATAGACAGGGAGAAGTTATGCCCTGGTCCCTCCTTTGAGGACAGTGAGTGCTCCTTTGAAATTGAAGTGGTCATCCTGCCTAATGATTATTTCAGGCTTATTAAGATCAAGATAATCGTCAGAGACACAAATGATAATGCACCCATGTTTCCATCTCCTGTGATCAACATCTCCATCCCAGAGAACACTCTCATTAACAGCCGCTTCGCTATTCCTTCGGCCACTGACCCAGACACCGGGCCAAATAGTGTCCACAAATATGAGTTGATCAACGGGCAAAGTGCTTTTGGCTTAGACATAGTGGAAACACCTGAGGGGGAGAAGTGGCCCCAGCTCATTGTACAGCAGAATCTGGACAGAGAGCAGAAGGACACATATGTGATGAAGATTAAAGTGGAGGACGGTGGCAGCCCTCAGAAGTCCAGCACGGCCATCCTGCAAGTTACCGTAACGGATGTCAACGATAACAGGCCTGTGTTTAAGGAGAGTCAAATAGAGGTGCACATTCCAGAGAATTCCCCCATTGGCACATCTGTTGTGCAGCTTCAGGCCACAGATGCAGATGTGGGGGCGAACGCAGAGATTCGATATGTGTTTGGGGCTCAGGTGTCACCTGCTACAAAAAGGCTGTTTGCACTGAATACGACATCTGGCCTAATAACAGTGCAGAGGCCTTTGGACAGGGAAGAGACTGCAATCCATAAGCTTTCTGTTGTGGCTAGTGATGGCAGCCCGAGCCCCGCCAGAGCTATTATTTCAATAAATGTGACTGACGTTAATGACAATCCACCAAATATAGACCTGAGATACATAATCAGTCCCATTAATGGCACTGTTTTCCTCTCCGAGAAGGATCCCATTAATACCAAGATAGCTCTCATCACAGTGTCAGACAAAGACACTGACATCAACGGCAAGGTCATTTGTTTCATCGAGAAGGATGTGCCCTTCCATCTCAAAGCTGTATATGACAACCAGTATCTGTTGGAGACATCTGCCCTGCTTGACTATGAAGGGACCAAGGAATATAACTTTAAAATTGTGGCTTCTGATTCTGGGAAGCCAAGTTTGAATCAGACTGCCTTGGTGAGAGTGAGGCTGGAGGATGAGAACGACAACCCACCTATTTTCACTCAGCCCGTCATTGAGCTGGCTGTCATGGAAAACAACAAACGCGACCTGTTCCTTACCACGCTTAGTGCTACGGATGAGGACAGCGGAAAAAACGCAGAGATTGTTTATCAGCTGGGACCGAATGCATCCTTCTTTGATCTTGACCGCAAAACGGGGGTTCTGACTGCATCCAGAGTTTTTGACCGTGAGGATCAGGATCGATTCCTGTTCACTGTAACGGCAAGAGATAATGGAACGCCTCCTCTCCAGACACAGGCGGCAGTCATTGTAACTGTGCTGgatgaaaatgacaacaacCCCAAATTCACGCATAACCACTTTCAGTTTTTTGTCTCTGAGAATCTTCCTAAATACAGCACAGTTGGCGTGATAACTGTGACAGATTCCGATGCTGGAGAAAATGCTGCAGTTTCTCTTTCCATTCCAAATGACAATGAAAACTTCATACTGGATCCTTTCTCTGGTGTGATAAAGTCAAATGTGTCATTTGATAGAGAGCAACAGAGCTCCTACACTTTTGATGTTAGGGCTGTGGACAGCGGCAGACCACCTTGCTCTTCAGCTGCTAAGGTGACCATCAACGTCATTGATGTAAATGACAACACCCCGGTTGTCATTTACCCCCCCTCTAACACATCTTTTAAACTGGTCCCTCTGTCCTCTATCCCTGGCTCTGTGGTTGCAGAGGTCTTTGCAGTAGATGGCGATACAGGGATGAACGCTGAACTCAAATATACTATTGTGAGTGGCAACAACAAGGGTCTGTTCAGGATTGACCCCGTCACTGGAAATATCACCCTGGAGGAAAAGCCAGCAGTGAGTGACTTGGGCTTGCATAGATTAGTGGTCAACATCAGTGATTTAGGATACCCCAAGTCCCTTCATACTCTGGTGCTGGTATTCCTTTATGTCAATGATACTGTTGGCAACTACACACTCATCAATGATCTCATCCGACGTAGAATGGAAACACCAATTGACCGGAACATGAGCGACAGCAGTGAAACCTATCAAAGTGGGGACTATTTAACAATAATGATAGCCTTTGTGACTGGCGCCTTAGTGGTGATCATTGTCATATTTGTTACTGTCCTGTTGCGCTGCCGTCACACTTCCAGGTTTAAAGCTGCACAGAGGAAAAAACAGGGGACTGAGTGGATGTCACCAAATACAGAGAACAAGCAGAATAAGAAGAAAAAGCGCAAGAAAAGGAAATCTCCAAAGAGCTCTTTGCTCAACTTTGTGACCATTGAGGGGAACAAACCTGACGATCCTGCCCATGAGCCAATCAACGGAACCATCAGTCTGCCCACCGAATTGGAAGATCAAGGGATCGGACGCTTTGATTGGAATGCCACACCTACCACCACCTTCAAGCCCAGCAGCCCTGACCTGGCCCGACACTACAAATCTGCTTCACCGCAATCAGCTTTCCACCTCAAGGCTGATACACCCGTTTCAGTGAAGAAGCACCACGTGATTCAGGAGCTCCCACTGGATAACACATTCGTCGGGGGCTGTGACACCCTTTCCAAGAGGTCCTCCACAAGCTCAGACCACTTCAGTGCCTCAGAGTGCAGCTCCCAAGGAGGGTTCAAGACGAAGGGGCCCATGCACACCAGACAGCAG ATACAcattctccaaaaaaaaaag
- the LOC129178071 gene encoding protocadherin-9 isoform X11, with amino-acid sequence MDLKDYYLLGALLACIWLDPSIAQELIYPIREELQENVLIGNIPRDLNISHTNAATGASANLVYRLVSKAGDNPLVRVLSSTGEIFTTSNRIDREKLCPGPSFEDSECSFEIEVVILPNDYFRLIKIKIIVRDTNDNAPMFPSPVINISIPENTLINSRFAIPSATDPDTGPNSVHKYELINGQSAFGLDIVETPEGEKWPQLIVQQNLDREQKDTYVMKIKVEDGGSPQKSSTAILQVTVTDVNDNRPVFKESQIEVHIPENSPIGTSVVQLQATDADVGANAEIRYVFGAQVSPATKRLFALNTTSGLITVQRPLDREETAIHKLSVVASDGSPSPARAIISINVTDVNDNPPNIDLRYIISPINGTVFLSEKDPINTKIALITVSDKDTDINGKVICFIEKDVPFHLKAVYDNQYLLETSALLDYEGTKEYNFKIVASDSGKPSLNQTALVRVRLEDENDNPPIFTQPVIELAVMENNKRDLFLTTLSATDEDSGKNAEIVYQLGPNASFFDLDRKTGVLTASRVFDREDQDRFLFTVTARDNGTPPLQTQAAVIVTVLDENDNNPKFTHNHFQFFVSENLPKYSTVGVITVTDSDAGENAAVSLSIPNDNENFILDPFSGVIKSNVSFDREQQSSYTFDVRAVDSGRPPCSSAAKVTINVIDVNDNTPVVIYPPSNTSFKLVPLSSIPGSVVAEVFAVDGDTGMNAELKYTIVSGNNKGLFRIDPVTGNITLEEKPAVSDLGLHRLVVNISDLGYPKSLHTLVLVFLYVNDTVGNYTLINDLIRRRMETPIDRNMSDSSETYQSGDYLTIMIAFVTGALVVIIVIFVTVLLRCRHTSRFKAAQRKKQGTEWMSPNTENKQNKKKKRKKRKSPKSSLLNFVTIEGNKPDDPAHEPINGTISLPTELEDQGIGRFDWNATPTTTFKPSSPDLARHYKSASPQSAFHLKADTPVSVKKHHVIQELPLDNTFVGGCDTLSKRSSTSSDHFSASECSSQGGFKTKGPMHTRQQHDEKKTFCST; translated from the coding sequence ATGGATCTAAAAGACTATTACCTGTTGGGTGCTCTACTCGCCTGTATCTGGCTTGATCCATCAATAGCCCAAGAACTAATCTACCCCATCAGGGAGGAGCTGCAAGAAAATGTGCTCATTGGAAATATACCGAGGGACCTTAACATTTCTCATACAAATGCTGCCACTGGAGCAAGTGCTAATCTTGTGTACCGGCTCGTCTCCAAAGCAGGAGATAACCCTCTGGTCCGCGTTCTGAGCAGCACTGGTGAGATATTCACTACATCAAACCGAATAGACAGGGAGAAGTTATGCCCTGGTCCCTCCTTTGAGGACAGTGAGTGCTCCTTTGAAATTGAAGTGGTCATCCTGCCTAATGATTATTTCAGGCTTATTAAGATCAAGATAATCGTCAGAGACACAAATGATAATGCACCCATGTTTCCATCTCCTGTGATCAACATCTCCATCCCAGAGAACACTCTCATTAACAGCCGCTTCGCTATTCCTTCGGCCACTGACCCAGACACCGGGCCAAATAGTGTCCACAAATATGAGTTGATCAACGGGCAAAGTGCTTTTGGCTTAGACATAGTGGAAACACCTGAGGGGGAGAAGTGGCCCCAGCTCATTGTACAGCAGAATCTGGACAGAGAGCAGAAGGACACATATGTGATGAAGATTAAAGTGGAGGACGGTGGCAGCCCTCAGAAGTCCAGCACGGCCATCCTGCAAGTTACCGTAACGGATGTCAACGATAACAGGCCTGTGTTTAAGGAGAGTCAAATAGAGGTGCACATTCCAGAGAATTCCCCCATTGGCACATCTGTTGTGCAGCTTCAGGCCACAGATGCAGATGTGGGGGCGAACGCAGAGATTCGATATGTGTTTGGGGCTCAGGTGTCACCTGCTACAAAAAGGCTGTTTGCACTGAATACGACATCTGGCCTAATAACAGTGCAGAGGCCTTTGGACAGGGAAGAGACTGCAATCCATAAGCTTTCTGTTGTGGCTAGTGATGGCAGCCCGAGCCCCGCCAGAGCTATTATTTCAATAAATGTGACTGACGTTAATGACAATCCACCAAATATAGACCTGAGATACATAATCAGTCCCATTAATGGCACTGTTTTCCTCTCCGAGAAGGATCCCATTAATACCAAGATAGCTCTCATCACAGTGTCAGACAAAGACACTGACATCAACGGCAAGGTCATTTGTTTCATCGAGAAGGATGTGCCCTTCCATCTCAAAGCTGTATATGACAACCAGTATCTGTTGGAGACATCTGCCCTGCTTGACTATGAAGGGACCAAGGAATATAACTTTAAAATTGTGGCTTCTGATTCTGGGAAGCCAAGTTTGAATCAGACTGCCTTGGTGAGAGTGAGGCTGGAGGATGAGAACGACAACCCACCTATTTTCACTCAGCCCGTCATTGAGCTGGCTGTCATGGAAAACAACAAACGCGACCTGTTCCTTACCACGCTTAGTGCTACGGATGAGGACAGCGGAAAAAACGCAGAGATTGTTTATCAGCTGGGACCGAATGCATCCTTCTTTGATCTTGACCGCAAAACGGGGGTTCTGACTGCATCCAGAGTTTTTGACCGTGAGGATCAGGATCGATTCCTGTTCACTGTAACGGCAAGAGATAATGGAACGCCTCCTCTCCAGACACAGGCGGCAGTCATTGTAACTGTGCTGgatgaaaatgacaacaacCCCAAATTCACGCATAACCACTTTCAGTTTTTTGTCTCTGAGAATCTTCCTAAATACAGCACAGTTGGCGTGATAACTGTGACAGATTCCGATGCTGGAGAAAATGCTGCAGTTTCTCTTTCCATTCCAAATGACAATGAAAACTTCATACTGGATCCTTTCTCTGGTGTGATAAAGTCAAATGTGTCATTTGATAGAGAGCAACAGAGCTCCTACACTTTTGATGTTAGGGCTGTGGACAGCGGCAGACCACCTTGCTCTTCAGCTGCTAAGGTGACCATCAACGTCATTGATGTAAATGACAACACCCCGGTTGTCATTTACCCCCCCTCTAACACATCTTTTAAACTGGTCCCTCTGTCCTCTATCCCTGGCTCTGTGGTTGCAGAGGTCTTTGCAGTAGATGGCGATACAGGGATGAACGCTGAACTCAAATATACTATTGTGAGTGGCAACAACAAGGGTCTGTTCAGGATTGACCCCGTCACTGGAAATATCACCCTGGAGGAAAAGCCAGCAGTGAGTGACTTGGGCTTGCATAGATTAGTGGTCAACATCAGTGATTTAGGATACCCCAAGTCCCTTCATACTCTGGTGCTGGTATTCCTTTATGTCAATGATACTGTTGGCAACTACACACTCATCAATGATCTCATCCGACGTAGAATGGAAACACCAATTGACCGGAACATGAGCGACAGCAGTGAAACCTATCAAAGTGGGGACTATTTAACAATAATGATAGCCTTTGTGACTGGCGCCTTAGTGGTGATCATTGTCATATTTGTTACTGTCCTGTTGCGCTGCCGTCACACTTCCAGGTTTAAAGCTGCACAGAGGAAAAAACAGGGGACTGAGTGGATGTCACCAAATACAGAGAACAAGCAGAATAAGAAGAAAAAGCGCAAGAAAAGGAAATCTCCAAAGAGCTCTTTGCTCAACTTTGTGACCATTGAGGGGAACAAACCTGACGATCCTGCCCATGAGCCAATCAACGGAACCATCAGTCTGCCCACCGAATTGGAAGATCAAGGGATCGGACGCTTTGATTGGAATGCCACACCTACCACCACCTTCAAGCCCAGCAGCCCTGACCTGGCCCGACACTACAAATCTGCTTCACCGCAATCAGCTTTCCACCTCAAGGCTGATACACCCGTTTCAGTGAAGAAGCACCACGTGATTCAGGAGCTCCCACTGGATAACACATTCGTCGGGGGCTGTGACACCCTTTCCAAGAGGTCCTCCACAAGCTCAGACCACTTCAGTGCCTCAGAGTGCAGCTCCCAAGGAGGGTTCAAGACGAAGGGGCCCATGCACACCAGACAGCAG